A portion of the Pseudarthrobacter sp. L1SW genome contains these proteins:
- a CDS encoding sensor histidine kinase: MEPVLNFGRRWGAPVAAVVFFSLWCVAEAGRMSGVGPNGAVGNAGLFTWSGTWPLVLTTLAIGVAVWQPLVSLALVAALLAGQLTHDIPAMYANHWPIYFGSFIALGFIVWTAGRRMRIIAGLGNLVFAGVMTFLLISWRYGGGVGWLYPMEGGDSFLLRRYGWQVFSVLALVAAAFYVIGLVLALYQERGHLFRSRELAQNILKETEVDLIVEQERTRIARDLHDVLAHSLAVIAAQADGTRYLSADQPKPVLNALENIAGSARTALIDAQRVIEGVREDGQATPQPRLSDIKPLIEGMQDSLKITVTEAASPAALSDGQQVAVFRIVQECLTNALKHGGQGTAVRAHFDWSGPGLTLHVASGTKSTLQGDQGSLESERLGRGLPGMRERAHLAGGWLSAGQDGEEFRVAVFIPYRTGDERPAGEGTSTGESILSGKDHPAAVGDKDRV, from the coding sequence ATGGAACCAGTTTTGAACTTTGGACGGCGTTGGGGCGCTCCTGTGGCGGCTGTCGTGTTCTTCTCCTTGTGGTGTGTTGCTGAAGCCGGCCGTATGAGTGGCGTTGGACCGAACGGAGCAGTGGGCAACGCCGGCTTGTTCACCTGGTCCGGGACTTGGCCGCTTGTGCTGACTACCCTGGCCATTGGTGTGGCCGTGTGGCAGCCTTTGGTCTCTCTAGCGCTGGTGGCGGCGCTTCTCGCAGGGCAGCTGACACATGATATCCCGGCGATGTACGCGAATCACTGGCCCATCTACTTCGGATCCTTCATTGCGCTGGGGTTTATCGTCTGGACCGCAGGTCGCCGAATGCGCATCATCGCAGGACTGGGAAATTTGGTGTTCGCCGGGGTTATGACGTTCCTGCTGATTTCGTGGAGGTACGGCGGGGGTGTTGGCTGGCTCTACCCCATGGAGGGCGGGGACAGCTTCCTTCTGCGCAGGTACGGGTGGCAGGTCTTCTCGGTGCTTGCTTTGGTTGCTGCAGCCTTTTACGTCATTGGTCTCGTTCTTGCCCTTTACCAGGAACGCGGCCATCTGTTCCGCTCCAGAGAGCTGGCCCAGAACATTCTTAAGGAAACTGAGGTGGACCTGATCGTTGAACAGGAGAGGACCCGGATAGCCAGGGACCTTCATGATGTTCTCGCTCATTCTCTGGCGGTTATCGCGGCTCAGGCCGACGGAACGCGATATTTGAGCGCTGACCAGCCAAAGCCCGTGCTCAATGCATTGGAGAATATCGCCGGATCTGCCCGTACCGCTCTCATCGACGCCCAGCGCGTCATCGAGGGAGTCCGGGAGGACGGCCAGGCGACTCCGCAGCCGCGACTCAGTGACATCAAGCCCCTGATTGAGGGGATGCAGGACAGCCTGAAGATCACCGTCACCGAAGCTGCGAGCCCGGCGGCCCTGTCGGACGGGCAGCAGGTTGCTGTCTTCCGGATTGTTCAGGAGTGCCTGACTAATGCCCTTAAGCACGGAGGGCAGGGGACCGCGGTAAGAGCGCATTTCGACTGGAGCGGACCGGGCCTGACACTGCATGTGGCATCAGGGACGAAAAGCACTCTGCAGGGAGATCAAGGCTCCTTGGAATCGGAACGGTTGGGAAGGGGTCTCCCTGGGATGAGGGAACGCGCCCACTTGGCAGGGGGCTGGCTGTCAGCAGGGCAAGACGGGGAGGAATTCCGGGTAGCGGTGTTCATTCCCTACCGGACCGGTGATGAGCGGCCTGCCGGCGAAGGCACCAGCACCGGTGAATCAATACTCAGTGGCAAGGATCATCCTGCAGCGGTAGGAGATAAGGATCGTGTCTGA
- a CDS encoding restriction endonuclease subunit R: MASELPGSWTFCASTFNWAPEIIAARRTAQDIVADIADTAAKTVELEPGLVWRSFPSPEGGEVDGLRESLAAKGGRISIVGASLDDFTPPARPRSLQERLDFLVPQLRAAHRVGASGVRLPIGQAGVDLLARVRPLLHELDLVLYEEIQGQQAPGSPAVEPALEVIAGLADDRVRVLVDISMLMPALPVTYLEELWQGGIATELMARLENEWLDPATHEAVTALLRSGNVPPRIHTLYMNLLIRFGRSDASELQDILPLVGAFHLKFWDLDDDGGRVSRPLRDLGGLLCRNGFSGTLTSEWGGHEWLQDDPTEMTRSHLALAGAALADAVPAAQTLGG, encoded by the coding sequence ATGGCTTCTGAACTTCCCGGCAGCTGGACCTTTTGCGCCAGCACCTTCAACTGGGCTCCGGAAATCATTGCTGCCCGCAGGACAGCCCAGGACATAGTTGCGGACATTGCCGACACCGCTGCGAAGACAGTTGAGCTGGAACCCGGCCTGGTGTGGCGGTCATTTCCCTCACCGGAAGGCGGTGAAGTAGACGGCCTGCGGGAGTCCCTGGCGGCCAAAGGCGGCCGCATCAGCATTGTTGGCGCCAGCCTGGACGACTTCACCCCACCAGCCCGTCCCCGGTCCCTGCAGGAGCGCCTGGACTTCCTGGTCCCGCAGCTGCGGGCCGCCCATCGGGTTGGCGCGAGCGGTGTCAGGCTGCCGATCGGGCAGGCGGGCGTGGACCTCCTCGCGCGGGTGCGGCCGCTGCTGCACGAACTGGACCTGGTGCTGTACGAGGAAATCCAGGGGCAGCAGGCTCCCGGAAGTCCCGCCGTCGAACCTGCCCTGGAAGTCATTGCCGGGCTTGCAGATGACCGTGTACGGGTCCTCGTGGATATCAGCATGCTGATGCCTGCACTTCCGGTCACCTACCTCGAAGAACTGTGGCAGGGCGGCATAGCCACGGAACTCATGGCCCGCCTTGAGAATGAGTGGCTCGATCCCGCCACTCATGAAGCCGTCACAGCCCTGCTCCGTTCAGGCAACGTGCCACCGCGGATCCACACCCTCTACATGAACCTGCTCATCCGCTTTGGCCGCAGCGATGCCTCGGAGCTGCAGGACATCCTGCCCCTGGTGGGCGCCTTCCACCTCAAGTTCTGGGACCTGGACGACGACGGCGGGCGGGTTTCACGGCCGCTGCGGGACCTGGGCGGCCTCCTGTGCCGGAACGGCTTCAGCGGCACGCTCACCAGTGAGTGGGGAGGCCACGAGTGGCTGCAGGATGACCCCACGGAGATGACGCGCAGCCACCTCGCACTGGCAGGGGCAGCACTCGCGGACGCAGTGCCGGCGGCCCAGACTCTCGGTGGCTAA
- a CDS encoding DUF6379 domain-containing protein, whose product MLETALREDALTAVPGGFELRLGLPWIRSMPLSSIAGLSVAVDGVGVEPGELSVMLGPRRVHPAALQAEPGWWFVQDRLVLEGQRKLSRGPHDVAVDLLLMVPYLQAHPGSPLVLPFHLEARLGLDRVPVPSVSRDVA is encoded by the coding sequence ATGTTGGAAACCGCCTTGCGCGAAGATGCGCTGACCGCTGTTCCGGGGGGATTTGAGCTGCGGCTCGGCCTGCCATGGATCCGCTCCATGCCCCTGTCCAGCATTGCCGGGCTGTCCGTGGCGGTGGACGGCGTCGGTGTCGAGCCGGGGGAGTTGTCGGTGATGTTGGGGCCGCGGCGCGTCCATCCCGCGGCCCTGCAGGCGGAGCCCGGCTGGTGGTTCGTGCAGGACAGGCTCGTCCTGGAGGGCCAGCGCAAACTCTCGAGGGGGCCGCATGACGTCGCCGTCGACCTCCTGCTGATGGTGCCGTACCTGCAGGCCCACCCCGGCTCTCCACTGGTCCTGCCGTTCCATTTGGAGGCCCGGCTTGGGCTTGACCGGGTACCGGTTCCAAGCGTGTCGCGCGATGTCGCCTGA
- a CDS encoding ROK family protein yields MTTDSTLRFGAQTDEVTSLLRIVNLVRTGEATTRPEIGKVTGLGRGVVSQRVDQAISIGFLGEGEFGASSGGRAPRTLRFRAEQGRIIICALGAAHIRVGIAALDGDVVDHVHRHWDIAQGPEKTIDAVMALVDEVLKKHPDVPVWSVVVGLPGPVDFATGHPVAPPIMPGWNGFDVRTPFEERFNAPVWVDNDSNLLALGERARRRDSLVDLIYCKIGSGIGAGLLSKGRIHRGANGAAGDIGHVRVSDSDAQCRCGKIGCLEAVAGGWALVRDAEEAIKDGANTTLAAAARKGGLSLEEITLAAQAGDALAISLVQKSARVAGETISALVNMFNPSVIVIGGAMGSAGEVFLAEVRQRVYELSLPLATRDLTITLSVNDEREPLRGGAELAREQLFDVTFPRWFADGRPSPERMSVPA; encoded by the coding sequence ATGACGACAGACTCCACCCTCCGCTTTGGGGCACAGACGGACGAAGTGACCAGCCTGCTTCGAATCGTCAACCTGGTGCGGACGGGTGAAGCCACCACCCGCCCCGAAATCGGAAAGGTCACCGGCCTGGGCAGGGGCGTTGTGAGTCAGCGCGTTGACCAGGCCATTTCGATCGGCTTCCTCGGCGAGGGTGAATTCGGCGCCTCATCCGGTGGCCGCGCACCGCGCACGCTGCGCTTCCGGGCCGAGCAGGGGCGGATCATCATCTGCGCGCTTGGGGCGGCCCATATCCGGGTGGGTATAGCGGCGCTTGATGGCGACGTCGTGGACCACGTGCACCGTCACTGGGACATTGCCCAGGGACCTGAGAAGACCATCGACGCCGTGATGGCCCTCGTCGACGAGGTGCTCAAGAAGCATCCCGACGTGCCCGTCTGGAGCGTGGTGGTGGGACTGCCCGGCCCGGTCGACTTCGCCACAGGCCACCCGGTGGCACCGCCGATCATGCCCGGCTGGAACGGTTTCGATGTCCGGACTCCGTTTGAGGAGCGCTTTAATGCCCCCGTGTGGGTGGACAACGATTCCAACCTGCTGGCCCTTGGCGAACGCGCCCGCCGGCGCGACTCCCTGGTGGACCTCATCTACTGCAAAATCGGCTCGGGCATCGGAGCCGGCCTGCTGTCGAAGGGCAGGATCCATCGTGGCGCCAATGGCGCGGCAGGTGATATCGGCCATGTCCGGGTTTCGGATTCGGATGCCCAATGCCGCTGCGGCAAGATCGGCTGCCTGGAGGCGGTGGCCGGCGGCTGGGCCCTGGTGCGGGACGCAGAAGAGGCCATCAAGGACGGCGCCAACACCACACTTGCTGCGGCGGCCAGGAAGGGCGGGCTGTCACTGGAGGAGATCACCCTCGCAGCCCAGGCCGGGGACGCACTGGCGATCTCCCTCGTCCAGAAATCGGCCCGGGTAGCCGGCGAGACGATATCTGCGCTGGTGAACATGTTCAACCCCAGCGTGATTGTCATCGGCGGGGCCATGGGCTCGGCCGGTGAAGTTTTCCTCGCCGAAGTGCGGCAGCGCGTCTACGAACTGTCGCTGCCCCTTGCCACGCGGGACCTCACCATCACCCTCTCGGTGAATGATGAGCGGGAGCCGCTGCGCGGCGGAGCCGAACTGGCCCGCGAGCAGCTGTTTGATGTCACCTTCCCGCGCTGGTTCGCCGACGGACGGCCATCGCCGGAACGCATGTCCGTCCCCGCCTAG
- a CDS encoding Gfo/Idh/MocA family protein, which translates to MPWNVGILGAGPGVAALHLPVLGRLAGVFSVVHIADAGSGRARGLAERVGARWSEGEAEVLADRSVDAVLICSPQADHARQILAALAAGKRAIFCEKPLATSRVEAEDVILACRTAGAVLLVGTNHLFDAAWGRAKHHLVALEGRVQAISVTLALPPNDRYHRLVAEGGPFQAGRRGRPDLGDPAVAAGVLRQLLTGLAVHDLPAVRDIAPGIDEVVYARLAPPIGYLVGYRAGGVLVQLALTMLPAGPDALWRMSICTSHDRLEVNFPPAFVHAGSAAIRVRSVDGQWTEYRRDEEDGYVTEWRLFASLLEGDAPVEYDELLADAHYAIDLADAAAAKMLEGVRQ; encoded by the coding sequence ATGCCTTGGAACGTTGGGATTCTTGGGGCAGGGCCGGGTGTCGCCGCCCTTCACCTGCCGGTGTTGGGGCGGCTTGCAGGCGTGTTCAGCGTGGTGCACATTGCGGATGCCGGCAGCGGCAGGGCCCGGGGGCTGGCCGAACGGGTCGGCGCCCGCTGGTCAGAAGGAGAAGCGGAGGTGCTGGCGGATCGCAGTGTGGATGCGGTGCTGATCTGCAGCCCGCAAGCTGACCACGCACGCCAGATCCTTGCCGCGCTGGCAGCGGGTAAGCGCGCCATTTTCTGTGAAAAGCCGCTGGCCACCAGCCGAGTGGAAGCGGAGGACGTCATCCTGGCCTGCCGGACTGCCGGTGCTGTCCTCCTGGTAGGAACGAACCACCTGTTTGATGCCGCGTGGGGGCGGGCGAAGCACCACCTTGTGGCCCTGGAGGGCAGGGTGCAGGCCATCTCCGTGACTCTGGCGCTTCCGCCGAACGACAGATACCACCGGCTGGTCGCCGAAGGCGGTCCCTTCCAGGCGGGCAGGCGGGGGCGACCCGACCTTGGTGACCCTGCCGTGGCGGCCGGGGTCCTGAGGCAGTTGTTGACTGGTCTTGCGGTCCATGATCTTCCGGCGGTGCGGGACATCGCGCCGGGCATTGACGAAGTGGTCTATGCGAGGCTGGCTCCGCCCATCGGCTACCTCGTGGGGTATCGGGCCGGCGGCGTCCTGGTCCAGTTGGCGCTCACCATGCTTCCGGCGGGTCCCGATGCCCTGTGGAGGATGAGCATCTGCACGTCCCACGACCGGCTCGAGGTGAATTTCCCACCTGCCTTTGTCCATGCCGGAAGCGCCGCCATCCGGGTGCGAAGCGTGGATGGGCAATGGACGGAGTACCGGCGCGATGAGGAAGACGGCTATGTGACCGAATGGCGCCTGTTTGCCTCGCTCCTTGAAGGGGATGCCCCGGTGGAGTACGACGAACTGCTGGCTGACGCGCACTATGCGATCGACCTTGCCGACGCTGCAGCCGCCAAAATGCTTGAAGGAGTGCGGCAGTGA